In one Brevibacillus choshinensis genomic region, the following are encoded:
- a CDS encoding biotin/lipoyl-containing protein: MALKYDVIAPFAGTIERIRFHAGDRVEEGEVIFTLVGVGKSVDILSPVTGHADGLEVEQSEVVIAGMILMSIMCLE; encoded by the coding sequence TTGGCTTTAAAGTATGACGTCATAGCTCCCTTCGCCGGAACGATTGAACGCATTCGATTCCACGCAGGGGACAGGGTCGAAGAAGGGGAAGTGATCTTCACGCTGGTCGGGGTCGGCAAGTCGGTGGACATCCTCTCGCCCGTGACTGGCCATGCAGATGGACTCGAAGTGGAGCAGAGTGAAGTGGTGATTGCGGGGATGATTTTGATGTCGATCATGTGCTTGGAATGA